The Callithrix jacchus isolate 240 chromosome X, calJac240_pri, whole genome shotgun sequence genome contains a region encoding:
- the TRO gene encoding trophinin isoform X4 yields MHTLLAATKDPLAMDPPVVNRPKKSKTKKAPIKAITKATPAAPPVPTASEIATNKPEITLQALNLPVITQISQASSTTEVANTQASSVTSQPKKANKMRRVTAKSAQGSQSPAGYEGVTTQLKSPLQVLNLPAISQNSHVPIANESASSQALITSVKPKKAFKAKKVANKAIASATEVSPAPNATHTAITQGQITSETASIHTTAASIRTKKASKAKKTTAKVINIDTGHVEARNVTEAATRQIEASVVALRPKKSKGKKAASRGPNSLSEISEAPLATHMVTNQALAATLRVKRGSRARKAATKSRATESQTPVADQGSQAKMATAQTNVSALQTQVAAAVQALADDYLAQLSLEPTTRTRGKRNRKSKHLNGDERSGSNYRRIPRGWRPAPPRDVAILQERANKLVKYLLVKDQTKIPIKRSDMLRDVIQEYDEYFPEIIERASYALEKMFRVNLKEIDKQCSLYILISTQESSAGILGTTKDTPKLGLLMVILSVIFMNGNKASEAVIWEVLRKLGLRPGYLEYKRVPNSRPPEYEFFWGLRSYHETSKMKVLKFACKVQKKDPKDWAVQYREAVEMEVQAAAVAVAEAEARAEARAQMGIGEEAVAGPWNWDDMDIDCLTREELGDDAQAWSRFSFEIEARAQENADASTNVNFSRGASTRAGFSDGASISFNGASSSSGGFSGGPGITFGGAPSTSASFSSTASISFGGTLSTSSSFSSAASISFGGAPSTSTSFSSEASISFGGMPCTSANFSGGVSSSFSGPLSTSTTFSGGANSGFGGILSTTAGFSGVLSTSTSFGSAPTTSTVFSSALSTGTGFGGTLSTSVCFGGSPSSSGSFGGTLSTSICFDGSPCTSTGFGGTLSTSVSFGGSSSTSANFGGTVSTSICFDGSPSTSAGFGGALNTSADFGGAMSTCADFGGTLSTSVCFGGSPCTSVSFGGALNTNAGFGSAVSTSTDFGGILSTSVCFGGSTSTSAGFGDALNTNASFGCAVSTGAGFSGAPSTNPGFGGAFSTSAGFSGALSTTTDFGGTPSNSIGFGAAPSTSVSFGGAHSTSLCFGGAPSTSLCFGSASNTNLCFDGPPSTSACFSGATSPSFGDGPSTSTGFSFGNGLTTSAGFGGGLSTGGLGTSAGFSGGLSSSSGLDGGLGTSAGFGGGPGTSTGFGGGLGTSAGFSGGLGTSAGFGGGLVTSGAFGGGLGTNASFGSTLGTSAGFSGGLSTSDGFGSRPNASFDRGLSTIIGFGSGSNTSTGFTGEPSTSTGFNSGPSSIVGFSGGPSTGVGFCSGPSTSGFSGGPSTGAGFGGGPNTGAGFGGGPSTSVGFSSGAASLGACGFSYG; encoded by the exons ATGCATACCCTGTTGGCGGCAACCAAGGACCCCCTGGCCATGGACCCACCAGTTGTCAACCGGCCTAAGAAAAGCAAGACCAAGAAGGCCCCTATAAAGGCTATTACTAAGGCCACACCTGCTGCCCCTCCAGTCCCAACTGCCAGTGAGATTGCCACCAACAAGCCCGAAATAACTTTGCAGGCTTTAAACCTGCCAGTCATCACCCAGATCAGCCAGGCTTCATCTACCACCGAGGTAGCCAATACTCAGGCTTCTTCAGTCACTTCTCAGCCTAAGAAAGCCAACAAGATGAGGAGAGTTACTGCCAAGTCAGCCCAAGGCTCCCAATCCCCAGCTGGCTATGAGGGTGTCACTACACAGCTCAAGTCACCCTTGCAAGTCCTAAACCTACCAGCCATCTCACAGAATAGTCACGTTCCAATTGCCAATGAGTCAGCCAGTTCCCAGGCCTTGATAACCTCTGTCAAACCTAAGAAAGCTTTCAAGGCTAAGAAAGTTGCGAATAAGGCCATAGCTAGTGCCACCGAGGTGTCACCGGCTCCAAATGCCACACATACAGCTATCACCCAAGGCCAAATTACCAGTGAGACAGCCAGTATCCATACCACAGCAGCCTCCATCCGAACCAAGAAAGCCTCCAAAGCCAAGAAGACAACTGCTAAGGTCATAAATATTGACACTGGGCATGTAGAGGCTCGAAATGTCACTGAGGCAGCTACCAGGCAGATTGAGGCCTCAGTAGTAGCTCTCAGGCCCAAAAAGTCCAAGGGCAAGAAGGCTGCCAGTAGGGGCCCAAATTCTCTTTCTGAGATCTCTGAAGCCCCACTTGCCACTCACATGGTCACAAATCAAGCCCTAGCAGCCACCCTGCGGGTCAAGAGAGGGTCTAGGGCTCGGAAGGCTGCCACTAAGTCTCGGGCAACTGAAAGCCAGACTCCAGTTGCTGACCAAGGGTCCCAGGCCAAGATGGCCACTGCTCAGACCAACGTAAGTGCCCTTCAGACTCAGGTTGCTGCTGCTGTCCAGGCCCTGGCAGATGACTATCTGGCTCAGTTGAGTCTGGAGCCCACAACCAGGACCCGGGGCAAGAGAAACCGAAAG TCCAAGCATCTGAATGGGGATGAGAGAAGTGGCAGTAATTACAGGCGGATTCCACGGGGCTGGAGACCTGCGCCACCGCGAGATGTGGCCATTTTACAAGAAAGG GCTAATAAGTTGGTGAAATACCTGTTGGTTAAGGATCAGACAAAGATCCCCATCAAGCGCTCAG ACATGCTGAGGGATGTCATCCAAGAATATGATGAATATTTCCCAGAAATCATTGAACGAGCAAGCTACGCTCTTGAGAAG ATGTTTCGAGTCAATCTGAAAGAAATTGATAAGCAATGTAGCTTGTATATTCTCATCAGCACTCAGGAATCCTCTGCAGGCATACTGGGAAC GACCAAGGACACACCCAAGCTGGGTCTGCTCATGGTGATTCTGAGTGTCATTTTTATGAATGGCAACAAGGCCAGTGAGG CTGTCATCTGGGAGGTGCTGCGCAAGTTGGGGCTGCGCCCTGG GTACCTGGAATACAAGAGGGTCCCTAACAGCAGACCACCTGAATATGAGTTCTTCTGGGGCTTGCGCTCCTACCATGAGACTAGCAAGATGAAAGTCCTCAAGTTTGCATGCAAG GTGCAGAAGAAAGACCCCAAGGACTGGGCTGTGCAGTACCGCGAGGCAGTGGAGATGGAAGTCCAAGCTgcagctgtggctgtggctgaggctgaagccagggctgaggcaagagccCAAATGGGGATTGGAGAGGAAGCTGTGGCTGGGCCCTGGAATTGGGATGACATGGATATCGACTGCCTAACAAGGGAAGAGTTAGGCGATGATGCTCAGGCCTGGAGcagattttcatttgaaattgaGGCGAGAGCCCAAGAAAATGCAGATGCCAGCACCAACGTCAACTTCAGCAGAGGAGCTAGTACCAGGGCTGGCTTCAGCGATGGTGCTAGTATTAGCTTCAATGGTGCATCCAGCTCCAGTGGTGGCTTCAGTGGTGGACCTGGCATTACCTTTGGTGGTGCACCCAGCACCAGTGCCAGCTTCAGCAGTACAGCCAGCATTAGCTTTGGTGGCACACTGAGCACTAGCTCCAGCTTCAGCAGTGCAGCCAGCATTAGCTTTGGTGGTGCACCCAGCACCAGCACTAGTTTCAGCAGTGAAGCTAGCATTAGCTTTGGTGGCATGCCTTGTACCAGTGCCAACTTTAGTGGTGGAGTCAGCTCTAGTTTTAGTGGCCCACTCAGCACCAGTACCACTTTTAGTGGTGGAGCCAACTCTGGCTTTGGAGGCATACTCAGCACCACTGCTGGCTTTAGTGGTGTACTCAGCACCAGCACCAGCTTTGGCAGTGCACCCACAACAAGCACAGTCTTCAGTAGTGCGCTTAGCACCGGCACTGGCTTTGGAGGCACACTAAGCACCAGTGTTTGCTTTGGTGGCTCTCCCAGCTCCAGTGGTAGCTTTGGTGGTACACTCAGTACCAGTATCTGCTTTGATGGCTCTCCCTGTACCAGCACTGGCTTTGGAGGCACACTCAGTACCAGTGTTTCCTTTGGTGGCTCTTCTAGCACCAGTGCCAATTTTGGTGGTACAGtaagcaccagcatctgctttgATGGCTCTCCCAGCACTAGTGCTGGCTTTGGTGGTGCACTCAACACCAGTGCTGATTTTGGTGGTGCTATGAGCACCTGTGCTGATTTTGGCGGTACACTCAGCACCAGTGTCTGCTTTGGTGGCTCTCCCTGCACCAGTGTTAGCTTTGGCGGTGCACTCAACACCAATGCTGGTTTTGGTAGTGCTGTCAGCACCAGTACTGACTTTGGTGGTATACTAAGCACCAGTGTCTGTTTTGGTGGCTCTACCAGCACCAGTGCTGGCTTTGGTGATGCACTCAACACCAATGCCAGCTTTGGCTGTGCCGTCAGCACCGGTGCAGGCTTCAGTGGTGCACCCAGCACCAACCCTGGCTTTGGTGGTGCATTCAGCACCAGTGCTGGCTTCAGTGGGGCACTTAGTACCACTACTGACTTTGGTGGTACTCCCAGCAACAGCATTGGCTTTGGTGCTGCTCCCAGCACCAGTGTCAGCTTTGGTGGTGCTCACAGCACCAGTCTCTGTTTTGGTGGAGCTCCCAGCACCAGCCTTTGCTTTGGCAGTGCATCTAATACTAACCTATGCTTTGATGGCCCTCCTAGCACCAGTGCCTGCTTTAGTGGTGCTACCAGCCCTAGTTTTGGTGATGGACCCAGTACCAGTACCGGCTTCAGCTTTGGCAACGGGTTAACCACCAGTGCTGGATTTGGTGGTGGACTGAGCACCGGTGGCCTAGGCACCAGTGCTGGCTTCAGTGGTGGCCTAAGTTCCAGTTCTGGCCTTGATGGTGGGCTAGGTACCAGTGCTGGCTTCGGTGGAGGACCAGGCACCAGCACTGGCTTTGGTGGTGGACTGGGCACCAGCGCTGGCTTCAGTGGCGGACTGGGCACCAGTGCTGGCTTTGGTGGTGGACTGGTCACTAGTGGTGCCTTTGGTGGTGGACTGGGCACCAATGCTAGTTTCGGCAGCACACTTGGCACCAGTGCTGGCTTTAGTGGTGGCCTCAGCACCAGCGATGGCTTTGGCAGTAGGCCTAATGCCAGCTTCGACAGAGGACTGAGTACCATCATTGGCTTTGGCAGTGGTTCCAACACCAGCACTGGCTTTACTGGCGAACCCAGCACCAGCACGGGCTTCAATAGTGGACCCAGTTCTATTGTTGGCTTCAGTGGTGGACCAAGCACTGGTGTTGGCTTCTGCAGTGGACCAAGCACCAGTGGCTTCAGCGGTGGACCAAGCACGGGAGCTGGCTTCGGCGGTGGACCAAACACTGGTGCTGGCTTTGGTGGTGGACCGAGCACCAGTGTTGGCTTCAGCAGTGGAGCCGCCAGCCTTGGTGCCTGTGGCTTCTCCTATGGCTAG